From the Drechmeria coniospora strain ARSEF 6962 chromosome 02, whole genome shotgun sequence genome, the window GCACCTCTCTACAACCGCATGGTGGTGACGAGGGGGTGCATCGATCATGTGCTCCTTTGCTTCCCGAGGGAGGTTGCCAGAGCCCGCTCGATCCTGAACAGAGATGCGAGCGACAACAATGCAGACCAGAAGAAGCCTCCTTCGGAACGACAGAACGGCGAACGAGTGCCCACAACCCCAACCAAGACTCCACCATGCCCAGAGCGGGCGAGGCTCAAGGACAGGAAGGAACAAGCAGGACAGGCCCTGCATTCGCAGCAGCGTGAGCGCACGATGGTGCCCTCCATTCCCCCGGCGTCGGAGAAGCGTATTGATGGCGATCGGCGGACCGAAGTTGGCGCGTTGCCTTTCCAGCAGCGTGAGCGCGCAAGGGAGCCTGCGTTTGCCCAGAGGTCACTACTTGCCCCGGAGGTGGGGGCGGGATCGGAGCATGGTTCGGCCGATGGCATGGACGTGGACTTGCGATCCAAGTCCCACGGCGCACCGTCACGAGCAGCGAGTTTTTCGGGTCCCAGCCGATCCACCTTTACGTATGATTCGAATGACACCTCGCTACCGCCAAGGATCAGATCACCAGCAGCCTTTTCTACCTCGTCACAGGTGTCGAGGTCATCAAGGCCGTCGTTTTGGCCTTCGCGAACATCCCGGCTGCTTGACCAGCTTGCCACCAATACCACGACGGGGGCGAAGAAGCGGCCAGCGGAGGAGCAATCGCGGCTACGAGAACACTTTAAAAATAGAAGACTTCGCAAGAGCTCTGGAGGCAAGTGAGGCTGACCAATGGCGGCCGCTTCCCCAGTTCTCACGTCTCATTACGCGGAACACGGAACTtaattgtacagtacgtcaTTGCATCATGGCCCGCTACGGCCTGCATAATTGTGCAGCGTCTGGGTGAGGGTTTGGAGTAAGGACTTGGAGTAAGGACTTGGAGTAAGGACTGTAGGTATATTGATAGACCTTCAATAGCTGTATCGTTGCCATCTGGTCCAATATCTGACATGAGAGCCTCCCTGGGGAGTGACAACAATCTAAGTTTCCGTTTCATGGCTCCATTCATTACAAATTGAGTTTTGACCTTGATGCTGGGCCCTTACGACTACGACAGCGCCGCAACATTGGCCAGATAGGAGCATTTCAaccgtccatccgtccgtccgtccgacCGCTCCTTGATTTCATTCGTTAGTCTCGTTTGGCAAGCCGGCCTCTCAGGTCTGGCTGGCTGTTGCGGACGGCACCGCCTGGGACTCGTCCTTGGTGATATTCGCAGCGGCCGCTTCCGCAGCTTTCTTTTGCTGGCGCACCTCCTCGTCAGGTGTCAGGGTGCGCAGCTGAAGGGCATGGATGCCGTCCACCTCATTCATTTCGTCGCGCAGAAGGGCGTAGACCATACGGTGCCGCGCAGGGAGCATCTTGGACGTGAAGGCGTCGGATGTGATGACGAGCCTGAGCATACATCAGCAACGGGCACCCAAACATACCGAGaagatgaggatgaggatgaggatgaggatgggTGACGCGTACCTAAAGTGAGTCTCCTTGGAGAGGTTGCCCTGCATGGCCTTGTGGTGAGAATGCAGGTGCGAGTCATTGTAGATTTCAAGCGTCAGCGGATTGAAGGCCGCCGTGACCTGAGGCGTTGATCAATGGTTTGAAGGAGAGCGGGCGTGGGCGTGCGTCGACTCACCTTGGCACGGATGATATCCtccatcggcgtcgagctcatGGTGGAGAGCTGCCGTCCGACGGTCGAAAAGCCCAGGGTGTATCGTCGAAACATTTGGCCTCTTTTCGATGTGTTCTTGACTGCTGCCTTCTCTCGCGCTCTCCTTCTCTCATCAAGCTTCACTCGCCCGCTGTTCGGGGGAGGATGGACGCAGGATGATATCAGAAGACCAGAAGAGGGGAGGTGTCCAGGAGAAGCAGCGAAGAAGATGGGGTGGTGGATGGGTTGAGGGGACCGGGAAAAAGCAAACAGCCGCAGATATGGCTGGATCAGCAAGGACAAGGAAACCTCCAGCTACGAATCGCCATTCAGCGTTGTTTGCCACCTTTGTTGGTTTGGAGAGGCCGTACGACGCTTGCGACAGGTTCCGAGAAGGACCGCTGCAGCTGCGGAATTCCCCCTGTGGTGGGGGCGAGAAGGCGACCCAATGAACGTTCGTGCGGGCCATCCAGCGGTGAAAGCAGCATTCTCGCAGGTACGTGTCGATGCAACCACTAAGAGGAGGCAATCGCTGGGAGCCCCTGGCACCAACATCATCGAACAGCGAGGCCAACACGGAAAAAGGCGAGGCAACATCTCCTACGCAAGTGCGCATGTATTTCCACAAGGCAGCTCAGGCTGCATGGGAACAGGTCAGCCACTCAATTGTGTGGCGGCATGGAGTACATGCTCATGTTTTGATGCGTACAATCATGCTTGGACGTGGAAAATTGTGCGAACAATACGTTGTGCGAGCCCAGAGATCTGAGGTGCCGGACTGTCGGTGTGATAAATGCGGTCTGCAGATGGTGTTgccgctccgccgccgctgccattGGCGGTTGATGGCGAATCCAGCTGCCGGCGGTCAGCAGTCACCTGCAAGCCCTGCACGCCCGTGGCTTTCTCAGGCCAGGGGCAAACTCTGTCCAACACGATCATGGTTGGCTTGGGGTTGGGCCGAGGGCGCAATCGACTCTGCTTGCCCATCGGCATGCACCGTTTCCGTCAGTCCGGTCCGGGGACTTTCGAAAGCAAGGAACCTAGGCTTGCCTGCCTGAGCGGTGTTTGAATTGCCCAGGAGAATCGAGAGGCGACTTTTGCGGAAGAATCGAGCCTCGCCATCTGCACGCTGTAGCATCCGAgcacggcacatgtacttacagacaAAGCGGCCCCGTCGACATTTGCCGAACGATGCAGGTGCACGTACATGGAATCGTCGCCTGATACGAAGCAtcaagtaataatacgtTCGTTTTGTCACCGACGGCAACACAAACAGGGAATCCATCCACGACAGCAGTGGAGCTAGGCACAATGCTGCTGCGTCGATGGGGGCACGTCTACGGATGATGCTTGAAAAAACAGGCATTCATGAAACCAGCAGAAGGAGCTATGAAAAAATAATAATGGGAGGAAATCAACATGGCTTGGTTTCGTATGagcggtacggagtactgtagggtGTAGAGGCTACTTTGCTGCATTGTACAGGAACAATCTGTTTGCTGATCTGACACCCCGCTGCGATTTTCGGTACCCTGTTGTGACGACGGTTGGATCACAACACGATTCAGATCCGTGCTCGGCGGGCCCACCGTCaagagcaagtactgtagcaaTGAAAACGAGAGTAGAGGGTGAATCTGGCCCCATCGTTTAATTGCAAGTCGACCGTTGGGGCTGGCAGCCTGCATCCGATGATGATTGTGTGATGATGAAAGGCGAGAGCGGTACGCGATGGGCGCGTCTTTTCTACTCGGAGGAcatacagtaatacagtacatgttgtactactgtacggagtactctgtactgttATTACATACTAGGTGTGTACTTGTGAACTCAAGCAGTGTACTTAACAGGTGTAAGTatactagtactgtaagtaggtgttaAGTTTGTTATTACTACCTgttgtattgtagtatacAGAACTTACAGAGTAGAAGTACTCAGTAAAGGTACACCATACTGTTGAGGGTAATTACTTGTGCtgcaatgcaagtacattgtactgtataatatcattacggagtacagtacggagtaccgtaccTGCAATACTTAGTatgagtgctccgtacatgtacttacttacagtactccgtagttgtacatgtactgtacttacttactgtactatacttacgagtaagtactccgtacgttgtaagtactccgtacggaggatGTTTGAAAGGCTGCGGGGCTGCCTTAGCATCCAGGCAGCAAGTCGCACCAGGTACAGTACGCTGCACCGTGCCAACGGCACCGAGTTGCTCCAACTTGCGGGACTAGGGGACGCTTACGAGAGGGAAATTTTTAGGCTCAGTCagtagtacaagtaagtaatactgtgaTCGAACCACCAAATTGACTTGGTACATGTAAACTCACGCCTACATTTCGCCCCCTCGTCTCCTTC encodes:
- a CDS encoding BolA-like protein; translation: MSSTPMEDIIRAKVTAAFNPLTLEIYNDSHLHSHHKAMQGNLSKETHFRLVITSDAFTSKMLPARHRMVYALLRDEMNEVDGIHALQLRTLTPDEEVRQQKKAAEAAAANITKDESQAVPSATASQT